From the genome of Sphingobacterium kitahiroshimense, one region includes:
- a CDS encoding ABC transporter ATPase, producing the protein MTSAWVYQSNRFFTDDEALLIQNRLADFAAGWKVHGEPLSAQAEIRYNLFIVLSVDEQIAAASGCSIDSSVRFLKTLEADFDIQLFDRMNVAFKKEGQLHAASRSEFENLVKDGQIDDTTVVFDNTITSLASLTDKWQIPFGESWHKRVFG; encoded by the coding sequence ATGACAAGTGCGTGGGTATATCAATCAAATCGTTTCTTTACTGATGATGAAGCGTTATTGATTCAAAACAGGTTGGCAGATTTTGCCGCAGGCTGGAAAGTGCATGGAGAACCTTTATCTGCTCAGGCGGAGATTAGGTATAACTTGTTTATTGTGCTATCCGTGGATGAGCAGATTGCTGCAGCATCTGGTTGTTCAATTGACAGTTCCGTTCGCTTTTTGAAGACACTAGAAGCAGATTTTGATATTCAGCTTTTTGATCGTATGAACGTTGCTTTCAAAAAGGAAGGTCAGTTGCATGCTGCATCCAGATCTGAATTTGAAAATTTAGTAAAAGATGGTCAAATTGACGACACAACTGTTGTCTTTGATAATACGATCACCTCTTTAGCGTCTTTAACTGATAAATGGCAGATTCCTTTTGGAGAAAGTTGGCATAAACGAGTTTTCGGCTAG
- a CDS encoding DUF420 domain-containing protein — translation MGQTAEEKKYNKWIVVLSVVIPLVVAALFGVNLRKLGYDVEPLGFLPPIYATINGITAVLLFWAVLAIKKGNRKLHERLIKLCVCCSVAFLGMYVAYHMTANSTPYGGEGILRPIYYFILITHIVLSVIIIPFVLITYVRGIAGSYERHKKIARITYPMWLYVAVTGVIVYLMISPYYVH, via the coding sequence CAAACAGCAGAAGAGAAGAAGTATAATAAGTGGATTGTCGTTTTATCGGTTGTTATACCACTTGTAGTAGCAGCTTTGTTTGGCGTTAATTTACGCAAATTAGGGTATGATGTAGAGCCTTTGGGATTTTTGCCCCCTATATATGCAACGATCAATGGTATCACTGCGGTATTATTGTTCTGGGCGGTTTTAGCGATTAAAAAAGGTAATCGTAAATTACATGAAAGATTAATTAAACTTTGTGTATGTTGTTCTGTTGCGTTTCTAGGGATGTATGTTGCTTATCATATGACCGCTAACTCTACACCATACGGTGGAGAGGGCATATTACGCCCGATATACTATTTTATATTAATAACACATATAGTATTATCTGTTATTATTATCCCTTTTGTACTGATTACTTATGTAAGAGGTATTGCCGGGTCGTATGAAAGACATAAAAAGATAGCACGTATTACTTACCCGATGTGGTTATATGTAGCGGTAACGGGTGTTATTGTATATTTGATGATTTCACCATATTATGTTCACTAA
- the mtgA gene encoding monofunctional biosynthetic peptidoglycan transglycosylase gives MAIKRTNQVKKKKVQTGWQKKVKTWSIRIVGGFFAITLFWVLALKLINPPITWLMIQRGFELQAADKGFKLEKDWLNYDELSDNLKRAAIAGEDAHFMTHWGFDTDAIQKAIEKNKDGKKLRGGSTISQQVAKNVFLWPKRSWLRKGLETYFTVLIETFWSKRRILEVYLNVIEMGQGVYGAEAASQYYFKKSGSTLSKKQAALIIAILPNPRQWDARNPSAYVNRRANSIVRYMDHYQIPE, from the coding sequence ATGGCAATTAAAAGAACGAATCAAGTAAAGAAAAAAAAGGTTCAAACAGGTTGGCAAAAAAAAGTTAAAACTTGGTCAATACGTATTGTTGGAGGTTTCTTTGCAATAACTCTATTTTGGGTACTCGCACTTAAACTGATCAATCCACCTATTACCTGGCTCATGATCCAACGTGGGTTTGAGTTACAGGCAGCTGATAAAGGATTTAAACTGGAAAAAGATTGGTTAAATTACGATGAGCTCTCGGACAACCTAAAACGTGCTGCGATAGCAGGTGAAGATGCTCATTTCATGACGCACTGGGGTTTTGACACTGATGCTATTCAAAAAGCTATAGAGAAAAATAAAGATGGAAAAAAATTACGTGGGGGAAGTACAATCAGTCAGCAGGTAGCAAAAAATGTATTCCTGTGGCCAAAGCGTTCTTGGCTTAGAAAAGGTTTAGAAACTTACTTTACTGTTTTAATCGAAACATTCTGGAGTAAAAGAAGAATTCTGGAAGTCTATCTCAATGTTATTGAAATGGGGCAAGGTGTTTATGGAGCAGAAGCTGCATCCCAGTATTACTTTAAAAAATCAGGATCTACCTTATCAAAGAAACAAGCCGCACTGATCATTGCAATCCTGCCCAATCCAAGACAGTGGGATGCCCGAAATCCTTCAGCATATGTCAATCGTAGAGCAAATAGTATTGTTCGTTACATGGATCATTACCAAATACCAGAATAG
- the mutS gene encoding DNA mismatch repair protein MutS, producing the protein MAKAEKKVTPLMQQYNAIKVKYPGALLLFRVGDFYETFGEDAIKAASILGIVQTKRGNGTESETALAGFPHHSLETYLPKLVRAGQRVAICDQLEDPKQTKTIVKRGVTELVTPGVSYNDNIVQQKSNNYLASIYIEKTQIGISFLDISTGEFLVAQGTQSYIDKLLQGFKPTEVIMSRKQSKEFLELFGSQYYTYMLDEWPYTGDYATEHLLKHFEVNSMKGFGIDRMPIGMVAAGVALHYLNETEHRNLQHISNISRIEEDRYMWLDRFTVRNLELIGSANENATTLSDVLDQTASPMGARLLKRWIVMPLKDRKSIQERLDVVAYFSEHKDLRDALIQEIKYVGDLERLISKIGLQKASPREIVQLKRALYAVEKLKELTNQENSEALRAIADQLDVCRIIRDKIEKEVFAEPPVALNKGNVIADGVDDELDRLRKIAFGGKDYLIEIQKREAEATGIPSLKIAFNNVFGYYLEVTNTHRDKVPTEWIRKQTLVNAERYITEELKEYEDQILGAEEKIQVIENRLYAELLIAIAAFIKPIQLNAQLLAKLDVLLNFAVIAEKNYYVQPDISESKVLDIKGGRHPVIEKKMAIGEDYITNDVYLDNTTQQIIIITGPNMAGKSALLRQTALIVLMAQIGSFVPVKEAKIGLVDKIFTRVGASDNLSSGESTFMVEMNETASIMNNLSDRSLILLDEIGRGTSTYDGISIAWAIAEFLHNHPAAKAKTLFATHYHELNELTNSMPRIKNYNVTVKEMNNKVIFLRKLVPGGSEHSFGIHVAKLAGMPPKLLSRANEILKRLEQERTGGEQIKDSMRKIQKQAYQLQMFSIDDPVLEKIRDMLNNLDVNTLTPVEALMKLDEIQRLLKN; encoded by the coding sequence TTGGCAAAGGCAGAAAAAAAGGTAACTCCATTAATGCAGCAGTACAATGCGATCAAGGTGAAATATCCAGGTGCATTATTGTTGTTCCGTGTAGGTGATTTTTATGAAACATTTGGTGAAGATGCCATTAAGGCCGCCAGTATTTTAGGGATCGTACAAACTAAGAGAGGAAATGGAACCGAATCGGAAACTGCTCTGGCAGGTTTTCCGCATCATTCTCTGGAGACTTATTTGCCAAAACTTGTCCGTGCAGGTCAGCGTGTAGCTATCTGTGACCAATTGGAAGATCCTAAGCAAACCAAAACCATCGTTAAACGTGGAGTAACAGAATTGGTGACTCCTGGCGTTTCTTATAATGATAATATTGTCCAACAGAAGTCCAATAATTATTTAGCCTCAATTTATATTGAGAAAACGCAGATCGGAATTTCTTTCTTAGATATTTCTACTGGTGAGTTTTTAGTCGCACAAGGTACGCAGTCTTATATTGACAAACTTTTGCAGGGATTTAAACCAACTGAAGTCATCATGTCGCGTAAGCAATCCAAAGAATTTTTGGAGCTATTCGGGAGTCAGTATTATACCTATATGCTAGACGAATGGCCTTATACTGGAGATTACGCAACAGAGCACTTATTGAAACATTTTGAAGTTAATTCAATGAAGGGTTTTGGTATCGACCGGATGCCTATTGGGATGGTTGCTGCCGGTGTTGCCTTACATTATCTGAATGAAACAGAACACCGCAATCTGCAGCATATTTCTAATATTTCGCGTATTGAAGAAGATCGTTACATGTGGTTAGATCGTTTTACAGTTCGTAATCTCGAACTGATCGGATCTGCAAATGAAAATGCGACGACTTTATCGGATGTTTTGGACCAAACTGCTTCTCCCATGGGGGCGCGTTTATTAAAACGTTGGATTGTAATGCCATTGAAAGATCGTAAATCAATTCAAGAGCGTCTCGATGTGGTTGCTTACTTTTCTGAGCATAAAGATTTACGCGATGCCTTGATTCAAGAGATTAAGTATGTAGGCGATCTTGAGCGGCTTATTTCTAAAATTGGTCTTCAGAAAGCTTCACCCCGCGAAATTGTACAGTTGAAACGTGCCTTATATGCTGTTGAAAAATTAAAGGAGCTAACGAATCAGGAAAATTCTGAAGCCCTTCGAGCCATTGCTGATCAGCTGGATGTCTGTCGTATCATTCGTGATAAGATTGAAAAAGAAGTTTTCGCAGAACCTCCTGTTGCCTTGAATAAAGGAAATGTAATTGCTGATGGTGTGGACGATGAATTGGACCGTTTACGTAAGATCGCTTTCGGAGGAAAAGATTATTTAATCGAAATCCAAAAGAGAGAAGCAGAGGCAACTGGTATCCCTTCCCTTAAAATTGCTTTTAATAATGTTTTTGGCTATTACTTAGAAGTTACCAATACACACCGTGATAAGGTACCTACAGAATGGATTAGAAAGCAGACTTTGGTGAATGCCGAACGCTACATCACCGAGGAGCTAAAAGAATATGAAGATCAGATTTTAGGTGCTGAGGAAAAAATTCAGGTCATTGAGAATCGTCTTTATGCCGAATTGTTAATTGCTATTGCGGCTTTCATTAAACCGATTCAATTGAATGCCCAGTTACTGGCGAAATTAGATGTGCTTTTGAACTTTGCTGTTATCGCAGAAAAGAATTATTATGTTCAGCCCGACATATCAGAAAGTAAAGTATTAGATATTAAAGGTGGTCGTCACCCTGTGATTGAAAAGAAAATGGCCATTGGTGAAGATTATATCACGAATGATGTTTACTTAGATAATACGACGCAACAGATTATCATCATTACTGGTCCTAATATGGCCGGTAAATCGGCGCTCTTGCGCCAAACGGCATTAATCGTACTCATGGCTCAGATCGGTTCTTTTGTTCCTGTAAAGGAAGCAAAGATAGGTCTTGTGGATAAAATCTTTACCCGGGTAGGAGCATCTGATAATTTATCGTCCGGTGAATCAACATTTATGGTTGAAATGAATGAAACGGCCAGTATCATGAATAACCTCTCTGACAGGAGTTTAATTTTATTGGATGAAATTGGTCGAGGAACAAGCACTTATGATGGTATCTCTATCGCTTGGGCTATCGCTGAATTTCTTCACAACCATCCTGCAGCTAAGGCCAAAACATTGTTTGCTACTCATTATCATGAATTGAATGAATTGACCAATTCCATGCCCCGCATCAAGAATTATAATGTGACGGTTAAGGAGATGAACAATAAGGTTATATTCTTACGTAAGTTAGTTCCAGGAGGCTCAGAACATAGCTTTGGTATCCACGTAGCTAAATTAGCAGGTATGCCACCAAAATTACTATCCCGTGCAAATGAAATCTTAAAAAGATTAGAGCAGGAGCGGACTGGTGGCGAACAGATTAAGGATAGTATGCGCAAAATCCAAAAGCAAGCCTATCAATTACAGATGTTTTCGATTGATGATCCCGTCCTTGAGAAAATCCGTGATATGCTGAATAATTTGGATGTGAATACGTTGACCCCTGTGGAAGCGCTTATGAAATTGGATGAGATCCAGCGGTTATTGAAAAATTAG